A genomic segment from Glycine soja cultivar W05 chromosome 20, ASM419377v2, whole genome shotgun sequence encodes:
- the LOC114402942 gene encoding cysteine-rich receptor-like protein kinase 25 isoform X3 — MFLLNNHVDVTFLLFLWLFGIGSSSASIYNANYCPNNTSYNSNLTFETNLKVLLASMVSNVSLSDGYYFTAMGMGTTSVANGLLLCRGDVSTATCHDCISTAATEITRRCPNKTESIIWYDECMLRFTNRYFAPTSVVPRANLMDGNNISASDLDSFNRTLFGLLNDLIEEAANSRLARKFATGQREFAGHSPENTVYALTECEPDLTTTQCEECLRNAVSTLPSCCGGKQGARALLSYCNARHELFRFYHTSDTSGNKKSVSRVVLIVVPVVVSIILLLCVCYFILKRSRKKYNTLLRENFGEESATLESLQFGLVTIEAATNKFSYEKRIGEGGFGVVYKGVLPDGREIAVKKLSKSSGQDSHRSKQLNWSERYKIIEGIAQGISYLHEHSRLKVIHRDLKPSNVLLDSNMNPKISDFGMARIVAIDQLQGKTNRIVGTYGYMSPEYAMHGQFSEKSDVFSFGVIVLEIISAKRNTRSVFSDHDDLLSYTWEQWMDEAPLNIFDQSIKAEFCDHSEVVKCIQIGLLCVQEKPDDRPKITQVISYLNSSITELPLPKKPINSRQSGIVQKIAVGESSSGSTPSINEMSESNFRKAILCDYSPIKSKHR; from the exons ATGTTCCTCTTGAACAACCATGTTGATGTTACCTTTCTTCTGTTCCTGTGGCTGTTTGGAATTGGATCCTCATCAGCTTCTATTTACAACGCTAATTACTGTCCAAACAACACATCGTACAATTCCAACCTAACATTCGAAACCAATCTCAAAGTCCTCCTCGCATCTATGGTCTCCAACGTTTCACTGTCTGACGGCTACTATTTCACCGCCATGGGCATGGGGACCACAAGCGTCGCCAACGGCCTACTCCTCTGCCGCGGCGACGTCTCCACCGCCACGTGTCACGACTGCATCTCCACCGCAGCCACAGAGATAACGCGACGCTGCCCCAACAAAACAGAGTCCATAATATGGTACGATGAGTGCATGCTCCGTTTCACCAACCGCTACTTCGCCCCCACCAGCGTCGTGCCAAGAGCAAACTTAATGGACGGCAACAACATCTCTGCCTCCGACTTGGACAGTTTCAATCGCACGCTGTTCGGCTTGTTGAACGATTTGATCGAAGAGGCTGCGAATTCTCGGTTGGCGAGGAAATTCGCCACAGGCCAAAGAGAATTCGCAGGGCACTCGCCGGAGAACACGGTGTATGCCCTGACGGAGTGCGAGCCGGACTTAACGACTACTCAGTGTGAAGAGTGCTTGCGAAACGCCGTTTCTACTCTTCCGTCGTGTTGCGGAGGAAAACAGGGCGCGAGGGCTCTGCTTTCGTATTGCAATGCTAGACACGAATTGTTCAGGTTTTACCATACAAGTGACACGTCAG GAAATAAGAAATCTGTATCACGAGTAGTCTTGATTGTTGTCCCTGTTGTTGTATCGATAATTCTCTTGTTATGTGTCTGCTATTTCATATTGAAAAGATCAAGGAAGAAATACAACACTCTTCTAAGGGAAAATT TTGGGGAAGAAAGTGCCACTTTAGAGTCGTTACAATTTGGTTTGGTCACAATTGAAGCTGCCACAAACAAGTTTTCCTATGAAAAGAGAATAGGTGAAGGTGGATTTGGAGTGGTTTATAAG GGTGTTCTCCCTGATGGACGAGAAATAGCTGTTAAGAAACTCTCAAAAAGTTCGGGACAAG attCCCACCGAAGCAAGCAATTGAATTGGTCAGAACGTTACAAAATTATTGAAGGAATTGCACAAGGAATTTCATATTTACATGAACATTCACGATTAAAAGTTATACATCGTGATTTAAAACCTAGTAACGTATTGTTGGATAGCAACATGAATCCAAAAATTTCAGATTTTGGAATGGCAAGGATTGTTGCTATTGATcaacttcaaggaaaaacaaatAGAATCGTTGGAACATA CGGTTATATGTCGCCGGAATATGCAATGCATGGACAATTTTCAGAAAAGTCAGATGTTTTTAGTTTTGGAGTTATAGTTTTGGAGATAATTAGTGCAAAAAGGAATACTCGTTCTGTTTTTTCGGATCATGATGACCTCTTGAGTTAT ACTTGGGAACAATGGATGGATGAAGCACCATTAAACATATTTGACCAAAGTATTAAGGCGGAGTTTTGTGATCACAGTGAAGTTGTTAAATGCATCCAAATTGGTTTATTATGTGTACAAGAGAAGCCAGATGACAGACCTAAAATAACACAAGTTATTTCATATCTCAATAGCTCTATAACAGAGTTGCCACTTCCTAAAAAACCGATAAATTCTAGACAAAGTGGAATAGTTCAAAAGATTGCAGTAGGGGAATCGAGTTCAGGTTCAACACCATCTATCAATGAAATGTCC GAATCTAATTTCCGGAAGGCAATTCTATGTGATTACTCTCCCATCAAAAGCAAACATAGATGA
- the LOC114402942 gene encoding cysteine-rich receptor-like protein kinase 25 isoform X1 — MFLLNNHVDVTFLLFLWLFGIGSSSASIYNANYCPNNTSYNSNLTFETNLKVLLASMVSNVSLSDGYYFTAMGMGTTSVANGLLLCRGDVSTATCHDCISTAATEITRRCPNKTESIIWYDECMLRFTNRYFAPTSVVPRANLMDGNNISASDLDSFNRTLFGLLNDLIEEAANSRLARKFATGQREFAGHSPENTVYALTECEPDLTTTQCEECLRNAVSTLPSCCGGKQGARALLSYCNARHELFRFYHTSDTSGNKKSVSRVVLIVVPVVVSIILLLCVCYFILKRSRKKYNTLLRENFGEESATLESLQFGLVTIEAATNKFSYEKRIGEGGFGVVYKGVLPDGREIAVKKLSKSSGQGANEFKNEILLIAKLQHRNLVTLLGFCLEEHEKMLIYEFVSNKSLDYFLFDSHRSKQLNWSERYKIIEGIAQGISYLHEHSRLKVIHRDLKPSNVLLDSNMNPKISDFGMARIVAIDQLQGKTNRIVGTYGYMSPEYAMHGQFSEKSDVFSFGVIVLEIISAKRNTRSVFSDHDDLLSYTWEQWMDEAPLNIFDQSIKAEFCDHSEVVKCIQIGLLCVQEKPDDRPKITQVISYLNSSITELPLPKKPINSRQSGIVQKIAVGESSSGSTPSINEMSESNFRKAILCDYSPIKSKHR, encoded by the exons ATGTTCCTCTTGAACAACCATGTTGATGTTACCTTTCTTCTGTTCCTGTGGCTGTTTGGAATTGGATCCTCATCAGCTTCTATTTACAACGCTAATTACTGTCCAAACAACACATCGTACAATTCCAACCTAACATTCGAAACCAATCTCAAAGTCCTCCTCGCATCTATGGTCTCCAACGTTTCACTGTCTGACGGCTACTATTTCACCGCCATGGGCATGGGGACCACAAGCGTCGCCAACGGCCTACTCCTCTGCCGCGGCGACGTCTCCACCGCCACGTGTCACGACTGCATCTCCACCGCAGCCACAGAGATAACGCGACGCTGCCCCAACAAAACAGAGTCCATAATATGGTACGATGAGTGCATGCTCCGTTTCACCAACCGCTACTTCGCCCCCACCAGCGTCGTGCCAAGAGCAAACTTAATGGACGGCAACAACATCTCTGCCTCCGACTTGGACAGTTTCAATCGCACGCTGTTCGGCTTGTTGAACGATTTGATCGAAGAGGCTGCGAATTCTCGGTTGGCGAGGAAATTCGCCACAGGCCAAAGAGAATTCGCAGGGCACTCGCCGGAGAACACGGTGTATGCCCTGACGGAGTGCGAGCCGGACTTAACGACTACTCAGTGTGAAGAGTGCTTGCGAAACGCCGTTTCTACTCTTCCGTCGTGTTGCGGAGGAAAACAGGGCGCGAGGGCTCTGCTTTCGTATTGCAATGCTAGACACGAATTGTTCAGGTTTTACCATACAAGTGACACGTCAG GAAATAAGAAATCTGTATCACGAGTAGTCTTGATTGTTGTCCCTGTTGTTGTATCGATAATTCTCTTGTTATGTGTCTGCTATTTCATATTGAAAAGATCAAGGAAGAAATACAACACTCTTCTAAGGGAAAATT TTGGGGAAGAAAGTGCCACTTTAGAGTCGTTACAATTTGGTTTGGTCACAATTGAAGCTGCCACAAACAAGTTTTCCTATGAAAAGAGAATAGGTGAAGGTGGATTTGGAGTGGTTTATAAG GGTGTTCTCCCTGATGGACGAGAAATAGCTGTTAAGAAACTCTCAAAAAGTTCGGGACAAGGTGCAAATGAATTCAAGAATGAAATTCTATTGATAGCCAAACTTCAACATAGAAATCTAGTGACATTATTAGGATTTTGTTTGGAAGAACACGAGAAAATGCTTATTTATGAATTTGTGTCCAATAAAAGTCTTGACTACTTTCtatttg attCCCACCGAAGCAAGCAATTGAATTGGTCAGAACGTTACAAAATTATTGAAGGAATTGCACAAGGAATTTCATATTTACATGAACATTCACGATTAAAAGTTATACATCGTGATTTAAAACCTAGTAACGTATTGTTGGATAGCAACATGAATCCAAAAATTTCAGATTTTGGAATGGCAAGGATTGTTGCTATTGATcaacttcaaggaaaaacaaatAGAATCGTTGGAACATA CGGTTATATGTCGCCGGAATATGCAATGCATGGACAATTTTCAGAAAAGTCAGATGTTTTTAGTTTTGGAGTTATAGTTTTGGAGATAATTAGTGCAAAAAGGAATACTCGTTCTGTTTTTTCGGATCATGATGACCTCTTGAGTTAT ACTTGGGAACAATGGATGGATGAAGCACCATTAAACATATTTGACCAAAGTATTAAGGCGGAGTTTTGTGATCACAGTGAAGTTGTTAAATGCATCCAAATTGGTTTATTATGTGTACAAGAGAAGCCAGATGACAGACCTAAAATAACACAAGTTATTTCATATCTCAATAGCTCTATAACAGAGTTGCCACTTCCTAAAAAACCGATAAATTCTAGACAAAGTGGAATAGTTCAAAAGATTGCAGTAGGGGAATCGAGTTCAGGTTCAACACCATCTATCAATGAAATGTCC GAATCTAATTTCCGGAAGGCAATTCTATGTGATTACTCTCCCATCAAAAGCAAACATAGATGA
- the LOC114402942 gene encoding cysteine-rich receptor-like protein kinase 25 isoform X4, with product MFLLNNHVDVTFLLFLWLFGIGSSSASIYNANYCPNNTSYNSNLTFETNLKVLLASMVSNVSLSDGYYFTAMGMGTTSVANGLLLCRGDVSTATCHDCISTAATEITRRCPNKTESIIWYDECMLRFTNRYFAPTSVVPRANLMDGNNISASDLDSFNRTLFGLLNDLIEEAANSRLARKFATGQREFAGHSPENTVYALTECEPDLTTTQCEECLRNAVSTLPSCCGGKQGARALLSYCNARHELFRFYHTSDTSDSHRSKQLNWSERYKIIEGIAQGISYLHEHSRLKVIHRDLKPSNVLLDSNMNPKISDFGMARIVAIDQLQGKTNRIVGTYGYMSPEYAMHGQFSEKSDVFSFGVIVLEIISAKRNTRSVFSDHDDLLSYTWEQWMDEAPLNIFDQSIKAEFCDHSEVVKCIQIGLLCVQEKPDDRPKITQVISYLNSSITELPLPKKPINSRQSGIVQKIAVGESSSGSTPSINEMSESNFRKAILCDYSPIKSKHR from the exons ATGTTCCTCTTGAACAACCATGTTGATGTTACCTTTCTTCTGTTCCTGTGGCTGTTTGGAATTGGATCCTCATCAGCTTCTATTTACAACGCTAATTACTGTCCAAACAACACATCGTACAATTCCAACCTAACATTCGAAACCAATCTCAAAGTCCTCCTCGCATCTATGGTCTCCAACGTTTCACTGTCTGACGGCTACTATTTCACCGCCATGGGCATGGGGACCACAAGCGTCGCCAACGGCCTACTCCTCTGCCGCGGCGACGTCTCCACCGCCACGTGTCACGACTGCATCTCCACCGCAGCCACAGAGATAACGCGACGCTGCCCCAACAAAACAGAGTCCATAATATGGTACGATGAGTGCATGCTCCGTTTCACCAACCGCTACTTCGCCCCCACCAGCGTCGTGCCAAGAGCAAACTTAATGGACGGCAACAACATCTCTGCCTCCGACTTGGACAGTTTCAATCGCACGCTGTTCGGCTTGTTGAACGATTTGATCGAAGAGGCTGCGAATTCTCGGTTGGCGAGGAAATTCGCCACAGGCCAAAGAGAATTCGCAGGGCACTCGCCGGAGAACACGGTGTATGCCCTGACGGAGTGCGAGCCGGACTTAACGACTACTCAGTGTGAAGAGTGCTTGCGAAACGCCGTTTCTACTCTTCCGTCGTGTTGCGGAGGAAAACAGGGCGCGAGGGCTCTGCTTTCGTATTGCAATGCTAGACACGAATTGTTCAGGTTTTACCATACAAGTGACACGTCAG attCCCACCGAAGCAAGCAATTGAATTGGTCAGAACGTTACAAAATTATTGAAGGAATTGCACAAGGAATTTCATATTTACATGAACATTCACGATTAAAAGTTATACATCGTGATTTAAAACCTAGTAACGTATTGTTGGATAGCAACATGAATCCAAAAATTTCAGATTTTGGAATGGCAAGGATTGTTGCTATTGATcaacttcaaggaaaaacaaatAGAATCGTTGGAACATA CGGTTATATGTCGCCGGAATATGCAATGCATGGACAATTTTCAGAAAAGTCAGATGTTTTTAGTTTTGGAGTTATAGTTTTGGAGATAATTAGTGCAAAAAGGAATACTCGTTCTGTTTTTTCGGATCATGATGACCTCTTGAGTTAT ACTTGGGAACAATGGATGGATGAAGCACCATTAAACATATTTGACCAAAGTATTAAGGCGGAGTTTTGTGATCACAGTGAAGTTGTTAAATGCATCCAAATTGGTTTATTATGTGTACAAGAGAAGCCAGATGACAGACCTAAAATAACACAAGTTATTTCATATCTCAATAGCTCTATAACAGAGTTGCCACTTCCTAAAAAACCGATAAATTCTAGACAAAGTGGAATAGTTCAAAAGATTGCAGTAGGGGAATCGAGTTCAGGTTCAACACCATCTATCAATGAAATGTCC GAATCTAATTTCCGGAAGGCAATTCTATGTGATTACTCTCCCATCAAAAGCAAACATAGATGA
- the LOC114402942 gene encoding putative receptor-like protein kinase At4g00960 isoform X2: MFLLNNHVDVTFLLFLWLFGIGSSSASIYNANYCPNNTSYNSNLTFETNLKVLLASMVSNVSLSDGYYFTAMGMGTTSVANGLLLCRGDVSTATCHDCISTAATEITRRCPNKTESIIWYDECMLRFTNRYFAPTSVVPRANLMDGNNISASDLDSFNRTLFGLLNDLIEEAANSRLARKFATGQREFAGHSPENTVYALTECEPDLTTTQCEECLRNAVSTLPSCCGGKQGARALLSYCNARHELFRFYHTSDTSGNKKSVSRVVLIVVPVVVSIILLLCVCYFILKRSRKKYNTLLRENFGEESATLESLQFGLVTIEAATNKFSYEKRIGEGGFGVVYKGVLPDGREIAVKKLSKSSGQGANEFKNEILLIAKLQHRNLVTLLGFCLEEHEKMLIYEFVSNKSLDYFLFDSHRSKQLNWSERYKIIEGIAQGISYLHEHSRLKVIHRDLKPSNVLLDSNMNPKISDFGMARIVAIDQLQGKTNRIVGTYGYMSPEYAMHGQFSEKSDVFSFGVIVLEIISAKRNTRSVFSDHDDLLSYTWEQWMDEAPLNIFDQSIKAEFCDHSEVVKCIQIGLLCVQEKPDDRPKITQVISYLNSSITELPLPKKPINSRQSGIVQKIAVGESSSGSTPSINEMSVSIFIPR, encoded by the exons ATGTTCCTCTTGAACAACCATGTTGATGTTACCTTTCTTCTGTTCCTGTGGCTGTTTGGAATTGGATCCTCATCAGCTTCTATTTACAACGCTAATTACTGTCCAAACAACACATCGTACAATTCCAACCTAACATTCGAAACCAATCTCAAAGTCCTCCTCGCATCTATGGTCTCCAACGTTTCACTGTCTGACGGCTACTATTTCACCGCCATGGGCATGGGGACCACAAGCGTCGCCAACGGCCTACTCCTCTGCCGCGGCGACGTCTCCACCGCCACGTGTCACGACTGCATCTCCACCGCAGCCACAGAGATAACGCGACGCTGCCCCAACAAAACAGAGTCCATAATATGGTACGATGAGTGCATGCTCCGTTTCACCAACCGCTACTTCGCCCCCACCAGCGTCGTGCCAAGAGCAAACTTAATGGACGGCAACAACATCTCTGCCTCCGACTTGGACAGTTTCAATCGCACGCTGTTCGGCTTGTTGAACGATTTGATCGAAGAGGCTGCGAATTCTCGGTTGGCGAGGAAATTCGCCACAGGCCAAAGAGAATTCGCAGGGCACTCGCCGGAGAACACGGTGTATGCCCTGACGGAGTGCGAGCCGGACTTAACGACTACTCAGTGTGAAGAGTGCTTGCGAAACGCCGTTTCTACTCTTCCGTCGTGTTGCGGAGGAAAACAGGGCGCGAGGGCTCTGCTTTCGTATTGCAATGCTAGACACGAATTGTTCAGGTTTTACCATACAAGTGACACGTCAG GAAATAAGAAATCTGTATCACGAGTAGTCTTGATTGTTGTCCCTGTTGTTGTATCGATAATTCTCTTGTTATGTGTCTGCTATTTCATATTGAAAAGATCAAGGAAGAAATACAACACTCTTCTAAGGGAAAATT TTGGGGAAGAAAGTGCCACTTTAGAGTCGTTACAATTTGGTTTGGTCACAATTGAAGCTGCCACAAACAAGTTTTCCTATGAAAAGAGAATAGGTGAAGGTGGATTTGGAGTGGTTTATAAG GGTGTTCTCCCTGATGGACGAGAAATAGCTGTTAAGAAACTCTCAAAAAGTTCGGGACAAGGTGCAAATGAATTCAAGAATGAAATTCTATTGATAGCCAAACTTCAACATAGAAATCTAGTGACATTATTAGGATTTTGTTTGGAAGAACACGAGAAAATGCTTATTTATGAATTTGTGTCCAATAAAAGTCTTGACTACTTTCtatttg attCCCACCGAAGCAAGCAATTGAATTGGTCAGAACGTTACAAAATTATTGAAGGAATTGCACAAGGAATTTCATATTTACATGAACATTCACGATTAAAAGTTATACATCGTGATTTAAAACCTAGTAACGTATTGTTGGATAGCAACATGAATCCAAAAATTTCAGATTTTGGAATGGCAAGGATTGTTGCTATTGATcaacttcaaggaaaaacaaatAGAATCGTTGGAACATA CGGTTATATGTCGCCGGAATATGCAATGCATGGACAATTTTCAGAAAAGTCAGATGTTTTTAGTTTTGGAGTTATAGTTTTGGAGATAATTAGTGCAAAAAGGAATACTCGTTCTGTTTTTTCGGATCATGATGACCTCTTGAGTTAT ACTTGGGAACAATGGATGGATGAAGCACCATTAAACATATTTGACCAAAGTATTAAGGCGGAGTTTTGTGATCACAGTGAAGTTGTTAAATGCATCCAAATTGGTTTATTATGTGTACAAGAGAAGCCAGATGACAGACCTAAAATAACACAAGTTATTTCATATCTCAATAGCTCTATAACAGAGTTGCCACTTCCTAAAAAACCGATAAATTCTAGACAAAGTGGAATAGTTCAAAAGATTGCAGTAGGGGAATCGAGTTCAGGTTCAACACCATCTATCAATGAAATGTCCGTGAGTATATTTATTCCCCGGTAG
- the LOC114402939 gene encoding cysteine-rich receptor-like protein kinase 10, which produces MRIFKPSSTHLLLLSLFTLLLTFAIASEETPIYSAHVCTSGSYYQPNTTFQTNLNILLSSLVSNATLHDGFFRTTVSEVKGLFFCRGDVTPSLCQHCVTAAASNITIYCTNQTQSIIWYDQCTLRYSNNSNLDNTFPSVNLINVESVSDSDLTRFNNILASTVNDLKHEVMNSNSGKKFATKEVNFTSSMKLYTLAQCTPDMSTFDSDICLSMAISTLGDGKQGSRSLLPGCNIRYELYPFYNVSAVIIQPELTPPPPPPSSGKISISIIVAIVVPIVVAILLFVVGVYFLRKRASKKYNTFAQDSIVDDLIDVESLQFDLAMVEAATEGFSDENKIGQGGFGVVYKGVFPNGQEIAVKRLSVTSLQGAVEFRNEAALVAKLQHRNLVRLLGFCLEGQEKILIYEYIPNKSLDRFLFDPVKQRELDWSRRYKIIVGIARGIQYLHEDSQLRIIHRDLKASNVLLDENMNPKISDFGMAKIFRADQTQINTGRIVGTYGYMSPEYAMRGQFSVKSDVFSFGVLVLEIVSGKKNTEFYQSNHADDLLSHAWKNWTEQTPLELLDPTLRGSYSRNEVNRCIHIGLLCVQENPSDRPSMATIALMLNSYSVTMSMPRQPASLLRGRGPNRLNRGMDSDSSTSNQSTTCSIAWSVNEVSITDLYPR; this is translated from the exons ATGCGCATCTTCAAACCCTCTTCAACCCACTTGCTACTTCTATCTCTCTTCACCTTGCTGCTTACCTTTGCAATTGCAAGTGAAGAAACTCCTATATACAGCGCACATGTCTGCACAAGTGGATCCTATTACCAACCCAACACAACATTCCAAACCAACTTGAACATTCTCCTCTCATCTCTCGTCTCCAACGCCACCCTCCACGACGGCTTCTTCCGCACCACCGTCTCCGAGGTCAAGGGGCTCTTCTTCTGCCGCGGTGACGTCACCCCCTCCCTCTGCCAACACTGCGTCACCGCCGCAGCAAGTAACATCACAATCTACTGCACCAACCAGACACAGTCCATAATCTGGTACGACCAGTGCACGCTGCGTTACTCCAACAATTCCAACCTCGACAACACGTTCCCAAGTGTTAACTTGATAAATGTAGAGAGCGTCTCCGACTCGGACCTTACCCGGTTCAACAATATTCTCGCATCCACGGTGAACGATTTAAAGCATGAGGTCATGAACTCTAATTCGGGAAAGAAGTTTGCTACAAAAGAAGTGAATTTCACGAGCTCAATGAAGCTCTACACCCTGGCGCAGTGCACGCCCGATATGTCCACTTTTGACAGTGACATATGCCTTTCAATGGCCATCAGTACCCTTGGTGATGGAAAACAAGGATCACGGTCCCTGCTTCCGGGTTGTAATATTAGATATGAATTGTACCCTTTTTACAATGTTTCTGCCGTGATCATTCAGCCAGAGCTTACCCCTCCCCCTCCCCCTCCATCTTCAG GGAAAATCAGTATCTCTATAATTGTGGCGATTGTTGTCCCTATTGTCGTTGCGATTCTACTATTCGTTGTTGGCGTCTACTTCCTACGTAAAAGGGCAAGCAAGAAGTATAATACTTTCGCCCAGGATTCAA TTGTGGATGATCTTATAGATGTGGAGTCCTTGCAATTTGACTTGGCTATGGTTGAAGCTGCTACAGAAGGGTTCTCAGATGAGAACAAGATTGGCCAAGGTGGATTTGGAGTGGTTTATAAG GGTGTCTTCCCTAACGGACAGGAGATAGCTGTGAAGAGGTTGTCAGTAACCTCCTTGCAGGGTGCTGTAGAGTTCAGGAATGAAGCTGCTCTTGTGGCCAAGCTTCAACATAGAAATTTAGTGAGACTATTGGGATTTTGCTTGGAGGGACAAGAGAAGATCCTTATCTATGAATACATACCAAACAAAAGCCTTGATCGCTTTTTATTTG ACCCTGTAAAGCAAAGAGAGTTAGATTGGTCAAGGCGCTACAAGATTATTGTTGGCATTGCTCGAGGAATTCAGTATTTACACGAAGATTCCCAGCTTAGAATTATACACCGTGATCTCAAAGCTAGTAATGTTCTATTAGATGAAAATATGAACCCAAAGATTTCAGATTTTGGCATGGCAAAAATTTTCCGGGCAGATCAGACTCAAATAAATACAGGAAGGATAGTAGGGACTTA tggtTACATGTCTCCAGAATATGCAATGCGTGGACAGTTCTCTGTGAAATCAGATGTGTTCAGCTTTGGTGTCTTAGTTTTGGAGATTGTGAGTGGCAAGAAGAACACTGAGTTTTATCAATCGAATCATGCTGATGACCTTTTAAGCCAT GCTTGGAAGAATTGGACAGAGCAAACACCTTTGGAGTTGCTGGATCCAACACTGAGAGGTTCTTATTCTAGAAATGAAGTCAACAGATGCATCCATATTGGTTTATTGTGTGTTCAGGAAAATCCATCTGACAGGCCTTCGATGGCCACTATTGCACTTATGCTGAACAGTTATTCAGTTACCATGTCAATGCCACGACAACCAGCATCTCTTCTGCGCGGGAGAGGTCCTAACAGGTTAAACCGAGGGATGGACTCTGATTCGTCTACCTCCAATCAGTCTACCACTTGTTCAATTGCATGGTCTGTGAATGAAGTATCCATTACTGATTTATACCCTCGCTAA